A stretch of the Streptosporangium sp. NBC_01755 genome encodes the following:
- a CDS encoding ABC transporter permease, whose translation MMPARLQRTLLTVAGAVVAVLLAVGVSSIAILAAGASPVTALGAMFDFGDTQPQVVNSLTFIVNRAVPLFIAGLAVAIGFRMNLFNIGVEGQYRIAAIVAAFVGSQFMLPAPIQIAVIIVVAMLVGGLYAFIPAMLKVTRGVNEVISTIMLNYIAINLAAFLVRGPFAGERTEGKLTTSTPELPESAWFPNLNFLFEMFGLPAPRSGLWGFLAVAIGVGVVIWVVLERTRFGFDVRASGLNASAALASGVDPKRMVISAMVLSGAIAGLIGLPEILGRTHAYGSNFTAGLGFLGIAVALLGRNKPVGIAVAALLFGFLDRAAAPLQFADIPPSVVAIIQGTIVLMVVIANEVTSRMSIRQEERRAARQLGTTQQAEVAA comes from the coding sequence ATGATGCCCGCGAGGCTGCAACGCACGCTGCTGACCGTGGCGGGTGCGGTGGTGGCGGTGCTGCTCGCCGTCGGGGTTTCGAGCATCGCGATCCTGGCCGCCGGCGCCAGCCCGGTCACCGCTCTGGGGGCGATGTTCGACTTCGGCGACACCCAACCACAGGTGGTCAACTCCCTCACCTTCATCGTCAACCGCGCCGTCCCGCTGTTCATCGCGGGCCTCGCGGTCGCCATCGGCTTCCGGATGAACCTCTTCAACATCGGTGTCGAGGGGCAGTACCGGATCGCGGCGATCGTCGCCGCCTTCGTGGGATCCCAGTTCATGCTCCCCGCGCCGATCCAGATCGCGGTGATCATTGTGGTCGCGATGCTGGTGGGCGGGCTCTACGCGTTCATCCCCGCGATGCTCAAGGTGACGCGGGGGGTGAACGAGGTGATCTCCACGATCATGCTCAACTACATCGCGATCAACCTCGCCGCCTTCCTCGTCCGAGGCCCGTTCGCGGGGGAGCGCACGGAGGGGAAGCTGACGACGTCCACTCCGGAACTTCCGGAGTCCGCGTGGTTCCCCAACCTGAACTTCCTGTTCGAGATGTTCGGCCTGCCGGCCCCGCGCAGTGGGCTGTGGGGATTCCTCGCGGTGGCGATCGGTGTCGGTGTGGTCATCTGGGTGGTCCTCGAACGCACCCGGTTCGGCTTCGACGTCAGGGCCAGCGGCCTCAACGCCTCGGCGGCCCTCGCCTCCGGGGTCGACCCCAAGCGCATGGTGATCTCCGCGATGGTCCTCTCCGGCGCGATCGCCGGTCTGATCGGCCTGCCGGAGATACTCGGCCGCACCCACGCCTACGGCTCGAACTTCACCGCGGGCCTCGGCTTCCTCGGTATCGCGGTCGCGCTGCTGGGTAGGAACAAGCCCGTCGGCATCGCGGTGGCCGCGCTGCTCTTCGGTTTCCTCGACCGTGCGGCCGCGCCCCTGCAGTTCGCCGACATCCCGCCCTCGGTCGTCGCCATCATCCAGGGCACGATCGTGCTCATGGTCGTGATCGCCAACGAGGTCACCAGCAGGATGTCGATACGTCAGGAAGAACGGCGGGCCGCCCGCCAACTCGGTACCACTCAGCAAGCAGAGGTGGCCGCATGA
- a CDS encoding D-alanyl-D-alanine carboxypeptidase family protein — MGTKHLAPVGVLLAATTFLGAPAQARTATVPATGSPAGPHGADLLNDLGGLPSGTGSLGPRARGEREPVGGSRLGERGLIVPSGAKAPPKTAAKAYVIADAETGAVLAAKDAHGRYLPASTLKALTALTLIPKLNKNRRIRPSARAVNEEGSAVGLVTKPLYTVDDLFKALMVVSGNDCAMALAEANGGLTATLADMNAEAKRLQAFDTVAKTPSGLDKPGQSSSAYDLALIARAGLANADFRRYISTKTDKFPAPRGYYEIGNHNKLLWRYKGMIGVKNGWTSKALGSFVGAAKRNGHTIIVSIMRHDGYFWEEVSDLLDWGFANRGKVTPIGQLVDPIPEPTPLPAPPTASASPATPAPASGQNPDAASRHDAEGVPIGYYVLGAGLLGGLLWLAYGLRRRFR; from the coding sequence ATGGGGACCAAACATCTCGCGCCCGTCGGGGTGCTGCTCGCGGCGACCACTTTTCTCGGCGCACCCGCACAGGCCAGGACCGCGACCGTGCCCGCGACCGGTTCTCCGGCCGGTCCGCATGGCGCGGATCTCCTGAACGACCTCGGGGGCCTGCCGTCGGGCACCGGTTCGCTGGGCCCGCGCGCGCGGGGCGAGAGGGAGCCGGTCGGCGGATCCCGGCTCGGTGAGCGGGGCCTCATCGTCCCTTCGGGCGCGAAGGCCCCTCCCAAGACCGCCGCGAAGGCGTACGTGATCGCCGATGCCGAGACCGGCGCGGTGCTGGCGGCCAAGGACGCCCACGGGCGCTATCTTCCGGCGAGCACGCTGAAGGCGCTGACCGCGCTCACCCTGATCCCCAAGCTGAACAAGAACCGGAGGATCAGGCCGAGCGCCCGCGCCGTGAACGAGGAGGGCAGCGCGGTCGGTCTGGTCACCAAGCCCCTCTACACCGTCGACGACCTGTTCAAGGCGCTGATGGTGGTCTCGGGCAACGACTGCGCGATGGCGCTGGCCGAGGCCAACGGCGGCCTGACCGCGACCCTGGCGGACATGAACGCCGAGGCCAAGCGCCTGCAGGCTTTCGACACGGTGGCCAAGACCCCGAGCGGGCTGGACAAGCCCGGCCAGAGCAGCTCGGCGTACGACCTGGCACTGATCGCCCGCGCCGGCCTGGCCAACGCCGATTTTCGGCGATATATCAGCACGAAGACCGATAAATTCCCGGCGCCCAGGGGCTACTACGAGATCGGCAACCACAACAAGCTGCTCTGGCGCTACAAGGGCATGATCGGCGTCAAGAACGGCTGGACCTCCAAGGCCCTGGGCAGCTTCGTCGGCGCCGCCAAGCGCAACGGTCACACGATCATCGTGTCGATCATGCGCCACGACGGCTACTTCTGGGAGGAGGTCTCCGACCTGCTCGACTGGGGCTTCGCCAACCGCGGCAAGGTGACCCCGATCGGACAGCTGGTCGACCCGATCCCCGAACCCACCCCGCTGCCCGCTCCCCCGACCGCCTCGGCGTCTCCCGCCACCCCCGCACCCGCCTCCGGACAGAACCCCGACGCGGCCTCGAGACACGACGCCGAGGGCGTCCCGATCGGCTACTACGTCCTCGGCGCGGGCCTGCTCGGCGGCCTGCTCTGGCTGGCGTACGGCCTGCGCAGGCGCTTCCGCTAG
- the trpS gene encoding tryptophan--tRNA ligase gives MASPRVLSGIQPTADSFHLGNYLGAVRQYVAMQEGYDAFYCVVDLHAITVDYRPDELRRRSRVAAAQLFAAGLDPERSTVFVQSHVREHTELAWVLICLTGMGEAGRMTQFKDKSAKHGESSAGVGLFTYPILQAADILLYQANKVPVGADQKQHLELTRDLAQRFNHRFGETFTVPEPHIVKGVEKITDLQEPTAKMSKSSSSPAGILDLLEQPGPLRKKVMRAVTDTGSEVLADDENKPGITNLLRIQSALSGTPIGELEARYAGQGYGTFKKDVAELVVDTFTPIRERTEKLLADEAELDRMLAVGAARARAVAAETMAKVRDRVGFLPTP, from the coding sequence ATGGCCAGTCCTCGCGTCCTGTCGGGAATCCAGCCCACCGCCGACTCCTTCCACCTGGGAAACTACCTCGGTGCGGTGCGGCAGTACGTCGCGATGCAGGAGGGCTACGACGCCTTCTACTGCGTCGTCGACCTGCACGCGATCACGGTGGACTACCGCCCCGATGAGCTGCGCAGGCGCAGCAGGGTCGCCGCCGCCCAGCTCTTCGCCGCCGGTCTCGACCCGGAGCGGTCCACGGTCTTCGTGCAGAGCCACGTCCGCGAGCACACCGAGCTGGCCTGGGTGCTGATCTGTCTCACCGGCATGGGCGAGGCGGGGCGGATGACCCAGTTCAAGGACAAGTCGGCCAAGCACGGCGAGAGCTCGGCCGGCGTGGGGCTGTTCACCTACCCGATCCTGCAGGCCGCCGACATCCTGCTCTACCAGGCCAACAAGGTGCCGGTCGGCGCCGACCAGAAGCAGCACCTGGAGCTCACCCGCGACCTCGCGCAGCGCTTCAACCACCGCTTCGGCGAGACCTTCACGGTGCCCGAGCCGCACATCGTCAAGGGGGTCGAGAAGATCACCGACCTTCAGGAGCCGACGGCGAAGATGTCGAAGTCCTCCTCCTCGCCCGCCGGCATCCTCGACCTGCTGGAGCAGCCGGGGCCGCTCCGCAAGAAGGTGATGCGCGCGGTCACCGACACCGGTTCCGAGGTCCTCGCCGACGACGAGAACAAGCCGGGCATCACCAACCTGCTGCGCATCCAGTCCGCGCTGAGCGGGACCCCCATCGGTGAGCTGGAGGCCCGCTACGCCGGGCAGGGGTACGGCACCTTCAAGAAGGACGTCGCCGAGCTGGTGGTCGACACCTTCACCCCGATCCGCGAGCGGACCGAGAAGTTGCTCGCCGACGAGGCCGAGCTCGACAGGATGCTCGCCGTCGGGGCCGCGCGGGCCCGCGCGGTGGCCGCCGAGACCATGGCCAAGGTCCGCGACCGGGTGGGCTTCCTGCCCACCCCGTGA
- a CDS encoding peptide ligase PGM1-related protein yields MSIFEPNEGTLVVLPSLSLPQDELRRITGALCYEERLLFLLLTLREPKVEVVYLTSTPVNDAVVDYYLSFLDDPDEARTRLQMISLDDPDTHPLSEALLRRPDVIERIRTALGDRRKARGGGGGGGGGGGGGGGGGGGGGGGAWMVPFVVSEYEERLAGILSLPVYGPATSLTHLGSKSGGRVIGDEAGVPTVRGFGDLRSLTEVEHAARAMGPTTRLMVKLNNSYSGLGNAIVTKDDRPLVSCPTSFSASDESWTTFAEKIAERGAVIEEFIEDRPLRSPSALARITPGGAYDVVATHEQVLGGPNGDVYQGCSFPARQEYRAELGAHTERIARALAARGVVGLFGVDFFAVKTDGGYRTLLCEINLRIGGTTHPLGAAILTTGASYDPGTGTLIRDGRPKHYVATDNCASPSLKGRTPGEVVKLVHDAGLGFDRESRTGNVLHLLGAVTEFGKLGFTSIGDSAEEAAELHRRTLLTLRPTA; encoded by the coding sequence TTGAGCATATTTGAACCGAACGAGGGCACGCTGGTGGTCCTTCCCTCGTTGTCGCTTCCCCAGGATGAACTGCGCAGGATCACCGGAGCCCTCTGCTACGAGGAACGACTGCTCTTTCTTCTCCTCACCCTGAGAGAGCCGAAGGTAGAGGTCGTCTATCTCACCTCGACGCCGGTGAACGACGCGGTCGTGGACTACTACCTGAGTTTCCTCGACGATCCGGACGAGGCCCGTACCCGCCTGCAAATGATCAGTTTGGATGATCCTGACACGCACCCGCTCAGCGAGGCGCTGCTGCGCCGTCCGGACGTGATCGAGCGCATCCGCACCGCACTCGGAGACCGCCGGAAGGCCCGCGGGGGCGGCGGGGGCGGCGGGGGCGGCGGGGGCGGCGGGGGCGGCGGGGGCGGCGGGGGCGGCGGGGGCGCCTGGATGGTGCCGTTCGTGGTGAGCGAGTACGAGGAACGCCTCGCCGGGATACTCTCCCTGCCGGTGTACGGCCCCGCCACCTCCCTGACCCACCTGGGATCCAAGAGCGGCGGACGCGTGATCGGCGACGAGGCCGGGGTGCCGACGGTCAGGGGCTTCGGCGACCTGCGTTCGCTGACCGAGGTGGAGCACGCCGCCCGCGCGATGGGCCCCACGACCAGGCTGATGGTCAAGCTCAACAACAGCTACTCGGGGCTCGGCAACGCCATCGTGACCAAGGACGACCGGCCGCTCGTCTCCTGCCCCACGAGCTTCTCCGCCTCGGACGAGAGCTGGACGACGTTCGCCGAGAAGATCGCCGAGCGGGGAGCGGTGATCGAGGAGTTCATCGAGGACCGGCCGCTGCGCTCACCCAGCGCGCTGGCGAGGATCACCCCCGGCGGCGCCTACGACGTGGTCGCCACCCACGAGCAGGTCCTCGGCGGCCCCAACGGGGACGTCTACCAGGGCTGCAGCTTCCCCGCGCGGCAGGAGTACCGGGCCGAGCTGGGCGCGCACACCGAACGGATCGCCAGGGCCCTGGCGGCCCGTGGCGTGGTGGGACTGTTCGGCGTCGACTTCTTCGCCGTCAAGACCGACGGCGGCTACCGGACGTTGCTGTGCGAGATCAACCTGCGCATCGGCGGCACCACCCACCCGCTCGGCGCCGCGATCCTGACCACCGGCGCGTCGTACGACCCCGGCACCGGCACGCTCATCCGCGACGGCCGGCCGAAGCACTACGTGGCGACGGACAACTGCGCCTCCCCCTCACTGAAGGGCCGCACCCCCGGGGAGGTCGTCAAGCTGGTCCACGACGCGGGCCTCGGCTTCGACCGCGAGAGCCGCACCGGGAACGTGCTTCACCTGCTGGGCGCGGTCACGGAGTTCGGCAAGCTGGGGTTCACCAGCATCGGCGACTCCGCCGAGGAGGCCGCCGAACTACACCGAAGAACCCTGCTTACCCTGCGACCAACCGCGTAG
- a CDS encoding M20 family metallopeptidase — MRGRNLRGELDTFLAGREQELINFRRDLHMHPELAFAEYRTTQRIAERLTAAGLAPSVLPRGTGLLCDVGSGDGPTVALRADIDALPVPDEKDVSYSSTVPGVCHACGHDVHTAVLLGTSLFLAQQAEAGLLPGRVRLIFQPAEELPGGALEVMASGGISGVDRIFGLHCDPRLDVGKVGLKAGPITSACDRVTIRVSGPGGHTARPHLTADLVFALAKILTELPAALSRRVDPRSSLSLVWGRVEAGSVANAIPDDGIAEGTVRCLDEAAWHAAPDMIKSLLESVAGAYGVEAEMDYARGVPPVVNDKVSVQMLAEAAEGVLGEGSSVPTEQSLGGEDFGWYLESIPGAFARLGTREPGTAHLADIHQGTFDVDESAIGTGVRFLAATALTALWEGQRPVAGEALMALKALKADN, encoded by the coding sequence ATGCGGGGGCGTAATTTGCGGGGAGAACTCGACACGTTCCTCGCCGGTCGCGAGCAGGAACTGATCAACTTCCGTCGAGACCTGCACATGCATCCCGAGCTCGCGTTCGCCGAATACCGCACGACGCAGCGCATCGCCGAGCGCCTGACCGCCGCTGGACTGGCCCCCTCGGTGCTGCCGCGCGGCACCGGCCTGCTCTGCGACGTCGGCAGCGGCGACGGCCCGACCGTGGCGCTGAGGGCCGACATCGACGCGCTGCCGGTGCCGGACGAGAAAGACGTCTCCTACAGCTCGACGGTCCCCGGCGTGTGCCACGCCTGCGGCCACGACGTGCACACCGCGGTCCTGCTCGGCACCTCGCTCTTCCTCGCCCAGCAGGCCGAGGCCGGCCTGCTGCCCGGCAGGGTCCGGCTGATCTTCCAGCCCGCCGAGGAGCTTCCCGGCGGTGCGCTGGAGGTCATGGCCTCCGGCGGCATCAGCGGCGTCGACCGCATCTTCGGCCTGCACTGCGACCCCCGGCTGGACGTCGGCAAGGTCGGCCTTAAAGCCGGTCCCATCACCTCGGCCTGCGACAGGGTCACGATCCGGGTGAGCGGTCCCGGCGGGCACACCGCCAGGCCGCACCTCACCGCCGACCTCGTCTTCGCGCTCGCCAAGATCCTCACGGAGTTGCCCGCCGCGCTCTCGCGCCGGGTCGACCCCCGATCCTCGCTCAGCCTGGTCTGGGGCCGGGTGGAGGCGGGCTCGGTGGCCAACGCCATCCCGGACGACGGCATCGCCGAGGGCACCGTGCGCTGCCTGGACGAGGCGGCCTGGCACGCGGCCCCCGACATGATCAAATCGCTGCTGGAGTCGGTCGCCGGCGCGTACGGCGTCGAGGCCGAGATGGACTACGCGCGCGGCGTGCCGCCGGTGGTCAACGACAAGGTCAGCGTGCAGATGCTGGCCGAGGCCGCGGAGGGTGTGCTCGGCGAGGGTTCCTCCGTGCCGACGGAGCAGAGCCTGGGGGGTGAGGACTTCGGCTGGTACCTGGAGTCCATCCCCGGCGCGTTCGCCAGGCTCGGCACCCGCGAGCCGGGGACGGCGCACCTGGCCGACATCCACCAGGGCACCTTCGATGTGGACGAGAGTGCCATCGGCACCGGGGTGCGCTTCCTCGCGGCGACCGCGCTGACCGCGCTCTGGGAGGGGCAGCGCCCCGTCGCGGGCGAGGCCCTGATGGCGCTGAAGGCACTGAAGGCCGACAACTGA
- a CDS encoding ABC transporter ATP-binding protein has product MSTSSDTPAEAPPAVQLEGITKRFPGVVANHDIRIVIESGSVHAIVGENGAGKSTLMKILYGMQRPDEGKIYVNGAEVTFRTPGDAIAAGIGMVHQHFMLADNLTVLENIILGAEPAKAGVLDVKGARKRIVQLAGDHGLRVDPDRMVEELGVGDRQRVEILKVLYRGARVLILDEPTAVLVPQEVEELFANLRELKADGLTVIFISHKLDEVLSIADAITVIRRGTTVASVDPGSVTARQLAELMVGSELPTPETRDSTVTDRVVLDVRDATLQGAGAKPLLSDVSFTVHAGEVLGIAGVEGNGQSELIEAIMGLQTLDGGQIILGAEDITAWSTLRRRESGIGYIPEDRHRQGLLLEASLWENRVLGHQTRKPARKGIWVNRAASRKDTERIVREYDVRTPSIDTLALALSGGNQQKLIVGREMSGDPKFLIAAHPTRGVDVGAQAAIWDHLRAARAGGLAVLLISADLDELIGLSDTLHVIYGGRMVARLDPGQVTPEQLGGYMTGAIAEERS; this is encoded by the coding sequence TTGTCGACGAGCTCGGACACCCCGGCCGAGGCGCCCCCCGCGGTACAGCTGGAGGGAATCACCAAGCGCTTTCCCGGCGTCGTCGCCAACCACGACATCCGGATCGTCATCGAGTCCGGTTCCGTGCATGCCATCGTGGGAGAGAACGGCGCGGGCAAGTCCACGCTGATGAAGATCCTGTACGGCATGCAGAGACCCGACGAGGGCAAGATCTACGTCAACGGTGCGGAAGTCACCTTCCGGACCCCCGGCGACGCGATCGCGGCCGGGATCGGAATGGTGCACCAGCACTTCATGCTCGCCGACAACCTGACGGTGCTGGAGAACATCATCCTCGGCGCCGAGCCCGCGAAGGCCGGCGTCCTGGATGTGAAGGGCGCGCGTAAGCGCATCGTCCAGCTCGCGGGAGATCACGGTCTGCGGGTCGACCCCGACCGGATGGTCGAGGAACTCGGCGTCGGCGACCGGCAGCGGGTGGAGATCCTCAAGGTCCTCTACCGGGGCGCGCGCGTCCTCATCCTCGACGAGCCGACGGCCGTCCTCGTACCCCAGGAGGTCGAGGAGCTCTTCGCCAACCTGCGCGAGCTCAAGGCCGACGGCCTCACGGTCATCTTCATCTCGCACAAACTCGACGAGGTGCTGAGCATCGCCGACGCCATCACGGTGATCCGGCGCGGCACCACCGTCGCCAGCGTCGACCCCGGTTCCGTGACGGCCAGGCAGCTCGCCGAGCTGATGGTCGGCAGCGAGCTGCCCACCCCGGAGACCAGGGACTCCACGGTCACCGACCGCGTCGTCCTCGACGTGCGTGACGCGACGCTTCAGGGAGCGGGAGCCAAACCTCTCCTTTCCGATGTCAGCTTCACGGTCCACGCCGGTGAGGTCCTGGGCATCGCGGGGGTCGAGGGCAACGGCCAGTCCGAGTTGATCGAGGCCATCATGGGCCTGCAGACGCTCGACGGCGGGCAGATCATCCTCGGTGCGGAGGACATCACCGCCTGGTCCACGCTCCGCCGCCGTGAGTCCGGCATCGGCTACATTCCGGAGGACCGGCACCGCCAGGGGCTCCTGCTTGAGGCGTCCCTGTGGGAGAACCGGGTGCTCGGCCACCAGACCAGGAAGCCCGCCCGCAAGGGAATCTGGGTGAACCGCGCGGCGTCGCGCAAGGACACCGAGCGCATCGTGCGCGAGTACGACGTCCGTACCCCGAGCATCGACACCCTCGCCCTGGCGCTCTCCGGCGGAAACCAGCAGAAGCTGATCGTCGGACGTGAGATGAGCGGCGACCCGAAGTTCCTCATCGCCGCCCATCCGACCCGGGGAGTGGACGTCGGCGCACAGGCCGCTATCTGGGACCACCTGCGCGCCGCCCGCGCGGGCGGCCTCGCGGTGCTGCTGATCTCGGCCGACCTCGACGAGCTGATCGGCCTGTCGGACACCCTCCACGTCATCTACGGCGGGCGCATGGTGGCCCGCCTCGACCCAGGCCAGGTCACCCCCGAACAACTCGGCGGATACATGACCGGTGCCATCGCGGAGGAGAGGTCATGA
- a CDS encoding YihY/virulence factor BrkB family protein, whose translation MERVQAGRERFRAVLNATRIRWPWFDHLVRTFHRYQIQSGDRLAGAISYFAFLSFFPIIALAFAVFGYFLSVRPNATAPLREAINQYLPGLADKLPIQEIADSRASAGVIGLLGLLYAGLGAVDALRGALREISMTTEPPLNFFLAKLRDLSALVLLGTTMVVSVLVGGFATQASGTVAGWLGLSESVVGTVTIRLVGVAVSVLADVVVFLIILRWLGRSRQPLRVLLRGALFGAVGFALLKQLAALILAHTLNNPVYGVFAVVVGLLVWINLSARVIMYAAAWTATASLGPPPSPTPIPANAIPT comes from the coding sequence ATGGAACGTGTGCAAGCGGGTCGTGAACGGTTCAGAGCGGTGCTGAACGCGACCCGGATCAGATGGCCCTGGTTCGACCATCTGGTCAGGACCTTCCATCGCTACCAGATTCAGTCCGGCGACCGGCTCGCGGGAGCGATCAGCTACTTCGCCTTCCTGTCGTTCTTCCCGATCATCGCGCTGGCCTTCGCGGTGTTCGGCTACTTCCTCTCCGTCAGGCCCAACGCCACCGCGCCCCTGCGGGAGGCGATCAACCAGTACCTGCCGGGTCTCGCCGACAAGCTGCCGATCCAGGAGATCGCCGACTCGCGGGCGAGCGCGGGCGTCATCGGCCTGCTCGGGTTGCTCTACGCCGGGCTCGGCGCGGTCGACGCCCTGCGCGGCGCGCTGCGTGAGATCTCCATGACGACCGAGCCGCCGCTCAACTTCTTCCTGGCCAAGCTCAGGGACCTGTCGGCGCTCGTCCTCCTCGGCACCACCATGGTCGTCTCGGTGCTGGTCGGCGGTTTCGCCACCCAGGCCAGCGGGACCGTGGCCGGATGGCTGGGCCTGTCGGAGTCGGTGGTCGGCACGGTCACGATCCGGCTGGTGGGCGTGGCGGTCAGCGTGCTCGCCGACGTCGTCGTCTTCCTGATCATCCTGCGCTGGCTGGGGCGCTCCAGGCAGCCGCTCCGGGTGCTGCTGCGCGGCGCCCTGTTCGGCGCGGTCGGCTTCGCCCTGCTCAAGCAGCTCGCGGCGCTGATCCTGGCGCACACCCTGAACAATCCCGTCTACGGGGTGTTCGCCGTGGTGGTCGGCCTGCTGGTGTGGATCAACCTCTCGGCCCGGGTCATCATGTACGCCGCCGCCTGGACCGCGACGGCCTCCCTCGGCCCCCCGCCCTCTCCCACCCCGATCCCGGCCAACGCCATCCCCACCTGA
- a CDS encoding SCO4848 family membrane protein, with protein MSRKIAAFLIGLAAFMIFEWINLGFNLADGHPTAFYVVHGILIAVNIVLAIVLGVIGLRGWSQGKQGSSV; from the coding sequence ATGTCACGAAAGATCGCCGCTTTTCTGATCGGCCTTGCCGCTTTCATGATCTTCGAATGGATCAACCTTGGCTTCAACCTCGCGGACGGCCATCCGACGGCCTTCTACGTGGTCCACGGAATTCTGATCGCCGTCAACATCGTGCTCGCGATCGTGCTCGGTGTGATCGGCCTACGCGGTTGGTCGCAGGGTAAGCAGGGTTCTTCGGTGTAG
- a CDS encoding BMP family lipoprotein, which translates to MLRSQFGKMTMATAAGAMLMAAAACGGGTDTAASPAASAGASSEAPQASGLKVGLAYDVGGRGDKSFNDSAYAGLERAQKELGAEIKDLSPAADGSNRGELLRQLAEAGYNPIVGVGFAYGEDIQKAAAEFPDIQFAVVDSASNGPNVTGLLFAEEQGSYLAGVAAAEKSKAKHLGFVGGVENDLIKKFQAGFEAGAKSIKSDIKVDIKYLTPDGDFSGFKAPDKGKIAAEKMYQDGADIVYHASGDSGLGVFQAAAAAGKQAIGVDSDQYETVKEADLKKVIMTSMLKRVDVGVFEFIKAFQGGAKGGTNSIYDLKVDGVGLSTSGGFIDDVTAKVDEAKKKIVDGSITVPSKP; encoded by the coding sequence TTGCTCCGCAGTCAGTTCGGCAAGATGACGATGGCCACCGCGGCGGGGGCCATGCTCATGGCAGCGGCCGCCTGTGGCGGCGGTACGGATACGGCGGCCAGCCCGGCGGCGAGCGCAGGGGCGAGCAGCGAGGCACCTCAGGCGTCCGGACTGAAGGTCGGCCTGGCCTACGACGTCGGCGGTCGCGGGGACAAGTCCTTCAACGACTCCGCCTACGCCGGCCTGGAGCGCGCGCAGAAGGAACTCGGCGCCGAGATCAAGGACCTCAGCCCGGCGGCCGACGGCTCCAACCGCGGTGAGCTGCTTCGCCAGCTGGCCGAGGCGGGCTACAACCCGATCGTCGGCGTCGGCTTCGCCTACGGCGAGGACATCCAGAAGGCCGCCGCCGAGTTCCCCGACATCCAGTTCGCGGTGGTCGACTCGGCTTCCAACGGGCCGAACGTGACCGGTCTGCTCTTCGCGGAGGAGCAGGGCTCCTACCTCGCGGGTGTGGCGGCGGCCGAGAAGAGCAAGGCGAAGCACCTCGGGTTCGTCGGCGGCGTCGAGAACGACCTGATCAAGAAGTTCCAGGCCGGGTTCGAAGCTGGTGCGAAGTCAATCAAGTCGGACATCAAGGTCGACATCAAGTACCTGACCCCCGACGGCGACTTCAGCGGCTTCAAGGCTCCGGACAAGGGCAAGATCGCCGCGGAGAAGATGTACCAGGACGGCGCGGACATCGTCTACCACGCCTCCGGCGACTCCGGCCTGGGGGTCTTCCAGGCTGCCGCCGCGGCGGGCAAGCAGGCCATCGGCGTCGACTCCGACCAGTACGAGACGGTCAAGGAGGCCGACCTCAAGAAGGTCATCATGACCTCGATGCTCAAGCGGGTCGACGTCGGCGTGTTCGAGTTCATCAAGGCGTTCCAGGGTGGCGCCAAGGGTGGCACCAACAGCATCTACGACCTGAAGGTCGACGGCGTCGGCCTGTCCACCTCCGGTGGCTTCATCGACGACGTCACCGCCAAGGTCGACGAGGCCAAGAAGAAGATCGTCGACGGTTCGATCACCGTTCCCTCGAAGCCGTAA